A genomic stretch from Deinococcus sp. LM3 includes:
- the dpdE gene encoding protein DpdE, whose amino-acid sequence MTSIRVGQLVTWKTQADLGTAKVTAVQGATASIDYFVSVAKRRPFEAPLNELEPFTPWPQNRVYIRNEGQWQMGRIGAYREDPLEAFYIRFPNDKAREIPEHDVYLRSAGEVQPVEVLKLHGHETPFFFNERWPLVQALTEQRGASRGITALLSSAVDLRDHQVDVIRRVLHDPVQRYLLADEVGLGKTIEAGVIVRQFLIDHPQGRVAFLVPAHLQEQWQQELHHRFFLHDFPQAHVHVLAHGTAALPPSDFVVIDEAHHLAEGAFGAATSQEQFQTLARWVHASPRLLLLSATPASSDQDAYLGMLNLLDPGVYRLADRDAFETRVRERERIGMLFFALQPEVPAEVLQPTLDEVLSLFPDDARASDLISELMGVSETEVADRHKLIGALRTHLSETYRLHRRMLRHRRAAHAEHLVRGRTLGQMIDVPQQDARSAWEAFDTWREALAEAHERGELPFEQAASFLSVMWEAASAGPAAWRDAATSRLQHRSFPAGTAEREALTLMLTRLKAINPDGLTSEINRTVEQLIRTEAGKIVVFASLPSTVRAIGKALKHVLGDTRVANFLDEPDAVRRFQQSRQCQVLVVDQSGEEGLNLQCGDVLVHLDVPLNPNRLEQRLGRLDRYGRGKPIVSYVLQHDSWPEVLKAHTEVMAQGLGIYDRSVASLQFLIDSLRTEEVQAVLGGAPALRTWAQTLPERIREELDRLDMSEMLDAIQPEANQELAQMMDDLGDAEAQGFERIFTCWVTKALLFRATYTDSSVQFSFVPHKTLVPWERIAQTFKHVQNRPSTFSRREAQLHRHHLLRAGEPFVDALTEYFSWDDRGRAYAFWRAHPAWVEDPTVVFAFHYVIEGDLRPVQNLAERENLDMKVLRRQLDSLLRPCTRTIYVDRFGKVLPGHVQAMVSPSYQCYEGAVDHNLNPQRLWALTELMPQGEWLRACDEVERVAEGRLRTEEQLTKHLEQAAQTAESRLHERLEQLRSRHRSGRADVTDRGLAVETELLDALLKGVRTPCLHLDSVGAVVLSTHTPFRDQL is encoded by the coding sequence ATGACAAGTATTCGGGTCGGTCAATTGGTTACCTGGAAGACTCAAGCCGACTTAGGCACAGCAAAAGTGACAGCAGTGCAAGGGGCGACCGCGTCGATTGACTACTTCGTGTCGGTAGCCAAGCGCCGGCCATTTGAGGCTCCACTCAACGAGCTCGAACCGTTCACTCCTTGGCCTCAGAATCGTGTATACATCCGCAACGAAGGACAATGGCAGATGGGGCGAATTGGCGCTTACCGGGAGGATCCTCTCGAAGCCTTCTACATTCGCTTCCCCAACGATAAAGCGCGCGAAATTCCGGAGCACGACGTGTACCTGCGCTCAGCAGGCGAGGTGCAACCGGTTGAGGTTCTGAAGCTTCACGGGCACGAAACCCCCTTCTTTTTCAATGAACGTTGGCCGCTTGTTCAGGCCCTCACAGAACAACGTGGGGCTTCCCGTGGCATCACGGCTCTACTGTCGAGTGCTGTTGACCTGCGCGACCACCAAGTGGACGTGATCCGCCGCGTGCTTCATGACCCGGTTCAACGTTATCTGCTCGCGGACGAAGTCGGTCTGGGGAAAACCATTGAGGCGGGGGTGATCGTCCGGCAGTTTCTGATTGACCATCCGCAGGGCCGTGTCGCCTTTCTCGTTCCTGCACACCTTCAGGAGCAGTGGCAGCAAGAACTGCACCACCGCTTCTTCCTGCATGACTTTCCCCAAGCACATGTGCACGTGCTGGCGCACGGCACGGCCGCCTTACCGCCGAGCGACTTCGTGGTGATTGATGAAGCGCACCACCTTGCTGAAGGCGCCTTTGGCGCGGCGACGTCCCAAGAGCAGTTTCAAACGCTGGCCCGCTGGGTCCACGCCTCGCCACGCCTCCTGCTCCTGTCGGCCACCCCAGCCTCCAGCGATCAAGACGCCTACCTCGGCATGCTGAACCTGCTGGACCCGGGCGTGTACCGACTGGCCGACCGGGACGCATTTGAAACTCGTGTTCGAGAACGCGAGCGCATCGGGATGCTGTTCTTTGCTCTTCAGCCTGAAGTGCCGGCTGAAGTACTTCAGCCGACACTGGATGAAGTGCTGAGTTTGTTCCCTGATGATGCGCGGGCGAGTGACCTGATCAGCGAACTGATGGGGGTATCTGAGACCGAAGTCGCTGACCGCCATAAGCTCATTGGCGCCCTGCGCACGCATCTGAGCGAGACGTACCGGCTGCACCGCCGGATGCTGCGCCATCGGCGCGCGGCGCACGCTGAACACCTGGTGCGCGGCCGGACGCTCGGCCAAATGATCGATGTGCCGCAGCAGGACGCCCGAAGTGCCTGGGAAGCATTTGACACCTGGCGAGAAGCGCTCGCAGAAGCTCACGAACGCGGTGAGCTGCCTTTCGAACAGGCGGCGTCTTTCTTATCGGTCATGTGGGAAGCAGCCAGTGCCGGTCCTGCCGCCTGGCGCGACGCCGCCACCTCCCGCTTGCAACACCGCTCCTTCCCAGCGGGGACTGCCGAACGTGAAGCGTTGACCCTGATGCTCACGAGGCTGAAGGCCATCAATCCCGACGGGCTCACATCTGAAATCAATCGAACCGTAGAGCAACTCATCCGCACAGAAGCCGGAAAAATCGTGGTGTTTGCCAGCCTTCCTTCTACCGTACGCGCCATTGGCAAAGCCTTGAAACACGTGCTGGGAGACACGCGAGTGGCCAACTTCCTGGATGAACCGGACGCGGTGCGCCGCTTTCAGCAGTCCAGGCAATGCCAGGTGCTTGTGGTCGATCAGAGTGGCGAGGAAGGCCTCAATCTACAGTGCGGGGACGTGCTGGTCCACCTGGATGTTCCCCTGAATCCCAACCGCCTTGAGCAGCGCCTCGGCCGCCTGGATCGCTATGGGCGGGGGAAACCCATTGTGTCTTACGTGCTGCAGCATGACTCGTGGCCAGAGGTCCTGAAAGCCCACACCGAAGTGATGGCTCAGGGCCTGGGCATCTACGACCGCTCGGTGGCGAGTCTGCAGTTTCTGATTGACAGTTTACGCACCGAAGAAGTGCAGGCCGTGCTCGGCGGCGCCCCAGCCCTGCGGACCTGGGCCCAAACCCTTCCTGAGCGGATCCGTGAAGAACTTGATCGTCTGGACATGAGCGAAATGCTGGACGCGATCCAACCGGAAGCCAATCAAGAACTCGCGCAGATGATGGACGACCTCGGTGACGCTGAAGCGCAGGGATTCGAGCGGATTTTCACCTGTTGGGTGACCAAGGCCCTGCTGTTCCGGGCAACCTACACCGACTCGAGTGTCCAGTTCAGCTTTGTGCCACACAAGACCCTGGTGCCCTGGGAGCGGATTGCCCAGACTTTCAAACACGTGCAAAACCGCCCCAGCACCTTCTCCCGGCGTGAAGCCCAACTTCACCGGCACCATCTGCTGCGCGCCGGGGAGCCGTTCGTTGACGCCCTGACTGAGTATTTCAGCTGGGATGACCGTGGCCGGGCTTACGCCTTCTGGCGCGCGCATCCCGCCTGGGTGGAAGACCCCACGGTCGTGTTCGCGTTTCATTACGTGATCGAGGGCGACCTGAGGCCCGTTCAGAACCTGGCCGAACGCGAAAACCTGGACATGAAGGTTCTGCGCCGGCAACTTGACAGCCTGCTGCGGCCCTGTACCCGCACCATTTACGTGGACCGTTTCGGGAAAGTGCTTCCGGGCCACGTGCAGGCCATGGTCAGTCCGTCATACCAGTGCTACGAAGGCGCCGTAGACCACAACCTGAACCCGCAACGCCTCTGGGCGCTCACGGAACTGATGCCGCAGGGGGAATGGCTGCGGGCCTGCGATGAAGTTGAGCGCGTTGCTGAAGGCCGGCTCCGCACGGAGGAACAACTGACCAAGCACCTGGAACAGGCAGCCCAGACGGCCGAGTCTCGGTTGCACGAACGGCTGGAGCAGTTGCGCTCCCGTCACCGGTCAGGCCGGGCTGACGTGACAGACCGGGGCCTGGCAGTGGAAACCGAACTTCTTGACGCCCTGCTCAAAGGCGTGCGGACCCCGTGCCTGCACCTGGACTCGGTCGGCGCCGTGGTGCTGTCGACTCACACGCCCTTCAGAGACCAACTGTGA
- a CDS encoding WYL domain-containing protein, translating to MSVPVTKAQRIRAVLNTLSDSECTARELTRRLGLPQTKLRSVQRDLEELMNADEVKRSPDGKYSRPVRTTTLNSVEALALYSAARMLYHHATEYNTHYLSALKKLTEQLPTPARRVAIMANEAYRRKPNGHASRTFELVAQAWLEGRVLRTQYHSVTRISEIELAIYFIEVNARNREAYAIGHNRLGDNAEPRVYRLSRMRNPYLLPDECEIPEHFHPLEYLSNAWGIMTGPPIRVELFFTPEVRERIAEMPLGSRTELLVLSSGYTRVVLIVGGWKELVPWILGWGAEVEVVAPTDLRSHISEVALKSAQVYHASVFQHA from the coding sequence GTGAGTGTACCGGTCACTAAAGCCCAACGCATCCGAGCCGTCCTTAATACTTTGAGCGATTCAGAATGCACTGCCCGCGAACTGACGCGTCGCCTTGGATTACCTCAAACTAAGCTCCGCAGCGTGCAACGGGACTTAGAAGAACTCATGAATGCCGATGAAGTGAAGAGGTCTCCAGACGGAAAATATAGTCGGCCTGTCCGTACTACAACTCTCAATTCCGTTGAAGCATTGGCTCTATATTCTGCTGCGCGAATGCTCTATCACCATGCGACGGAGTACAATACGCACTACCTAAGCGCACTCAAAAAACTCACCGAACAACTGCCCACTCCCGCGCGGCGCGTAGCGATTATGGCCAATGAAGCTTACCGGCGCAAACCAAATGGTCACGCTTCCCGTACATTTGAACTAGTAGCGCAGGCTTGGCTAGAAGGCAGGGTACTGCGTACTCAATATCACTCGGTAACCAGAATATCCGAAATAGAACTCGCCATCTATTTTATTGAAGTTAACGCCCGCAACCGTGAAGCCTATGCTATCGGCCATAATCGATTGGGGGATAACGCAGAACCTCGAGTTTACCGCCTTTCCCGTATGCGCAATCCTTATCTCCTGCCGGATGAATGTGAAATTCCTGAACATTTCCATCCGCTTGAATACCTTTCTAATGCTTGGGGCATCATGACTGGCCCTCCCATACGAGTCGAATTATTCTTTACACCCGAAGTGAGAGAGCGTATTGCCGAGATGCCTCTCGGTTCCCGAACGGAATTGTTGGTGTTGTCCTCTGGGTATACACGTGTCGTTCTGATTGTCGGCGGATGGAAGGAACTTGTTCCATGGATTCTCGGTTGGGGCGCAGAGGTGGAAGTAGTGGCACCGACCGATTTGCGTAGCCATATCAGTGAAGTCGCTCTTAAATCTGCGCAGGTCTATCACGCATCAGTATTTCAGCATGCCTAA
- the rnhA gene encoding ribonuclease HI, giving the protein MTDGACSGNPGPGGWACILSMGEHVKELSGGEAQTTNNRMELTALLEGLQALRKPCAVHVVSDSRYVIDAFEKDWLSSWQRKNWKSVKNSDLWQALTQAARGHTLTFEWVQGHAGHPENERADQLAVQARNAAARLPREVREGPVGGLF; this is encoded by the coding sequence GTGACCGACGGCGCCTGCTCCGGGAACCCGGGCCCCGGCGGGTGGGCCTGCATCCTGTCGATGGGCGAGCACGTCAAGGAACTCAGTGGGGGAGAGGCGCAGACCACCAACAACCGCATGGAACTCACCGCCCTGCTCGAAGGCCTGCAGGCTCTGAGAAAGCCCTGCGCCGTGCACGTGGTCAGTGATTCCCGCTACGTCATTGACGCCTTTGAAAAAGATTGGCTGAGCAGCTGGCAGCGCAAGAACTGGAAGAGCGTCAAGAACTCGGATCTCTGGCAGGCGCTGACCCAGGCGGCGCGGGGGCACACCCTGACCTTCGAGTGGGTGCAGGGGCACGCGGGGCACCCGGAGAACGAACGTGCCGATCAGCTGGCCGTGCAGGCCCGGAATGCGGCCGCCAGATTGCCCAGAGAGGTCCGGGAAGGCCCGGTGGGCGGCCTGTTCTGA
- a CDS encoding Tn3 family transposase, translating into MKHDWSPEELAGQFTLTHPERAFLGFKGEAASLSLAALLKTFQLQGEFLDHPQGVPGVVVDFLAQQLAVSPACWAEVDWSTRTARRYRDEVAHFCGFRAFRGLDETALIAHLMPLIADLNSDSETLKQQGREFLRGERLVPPTAERLGRCLRAAVNRQEARWLQGIQARLKPQSCQSLDALISTDAAADDLQPLLVIRSTLAALKDTAGRVKVDTVLEELAKLDELRALGLTSEVFTGVPPRVVGQYRRRAASEPPRELRRHPAPLRHVLLAALCWQRQTEVTDDLVELLIRVAHHIGTHAESKVEAELLRQLRRVRGKSALLFKLAKAARAQPEGAVREVIYPVVPEPVLDDLIREMEAEGNYDRQVRLVTRNSYGHHYRRAISLLLDALTFRCNNDRHRPIMRALELLAKYRDRRTLTFPLNEDVPLGGVVKDDWQALVLDDVEGRKVNRVTYEMCVLTTLRDKIRCKEVWVEGAGRFRNPDEDLPGDFEQKRAEYYSALAQPGEAQTFTRQLRTHMETALDALNTDLPTNARVKLVTSKKGKGRLSISPLAALPEPQNITRLAAALVQRWPMTNLLDVLKETELRTGFTTAFHSVAAREVLSREVVQRRLLLCLHGIGTNAGLKRMCSGGGEDSFADLQYIRRRYVHKEHLRAAISRVCNAIFQARDATLWGEATTACASDSKKFGAWDQNLMTEWHARYGGPGVMVYWHVEQHSVCIYSQLKSCSSSEVAAMIEGVLRHDTEMAVDKNYVDTHGQSEVGFAFCQLLGFQLLPRLKNIKHQKLYRPNKGEPEKYVHLQAILTRPIQWELIEQQYDEMIKLATALRLGTADAESILRRFTRQNVQHPTYRALAELGKAVKTAFLCDYLRQESLRREIHEGLQVIESWNSANDFILYGKGGEFTSNRIEEQEIQMLGLHLLQVSLVYVNTLMMQQVLSEPEWQGQLTGADLRALTPLKWQHINPYGTFTLNMHERLPLRV; encoded by the coding sequence GTGAAACACGACTGGTCCCCCGAAGAGCTGGCTGGGCAGTTCACCCTGACCCATCCAGAACGGGCGTTCCTGGGCTTCAAGGGCGAGGCGGCCTCGCTAAGTCTGGCTGCGCTGCTCAAGACCTTTCAGCTCCAGGGCGAGTTTCTGGACCATCCCCAAGGGGTGCCCGGTGTGGTCGTCGATTTCCTGGCCCAGCAGCTTGCGGTCTCCCCGGCATGCTGGGCGGAGGTGGACTGGTCCACCCGAACCGCTCGGCGTTACCGCGATGAGGTGGCACACTTCTGTGGCTTCCGGGCCTTTCGGGGGCTGGATGAAACCGCGTTGATCGCCCATCTCATGCCTCTGATCGCCGATCTCAATTCAGACTCGGAAACCTTGAAACAGCAGGGACGAGAGTTTTTGCGGGGAGAGCGCCTCGTTCCGCCCACGGCGGAACGCCTGGGACGTTGCCTGCGCGCTGCCGTGAACAGGCAGGAAGCCCGCTGGTTGCAAGGCATTCAGGCTCGCCTCAAGCCCCAGTCCTGTCAGTCCTTGGACGCTTTGATCAGCACTGACGCGGCGGCAGATGACCTGCAACCCCTTCTGGTCATCCGCTCCACGCTGGCCGCGCTCAAGGACACCGCCGGGCGGGTCAAGGTGGACACCGTCCTCGAAGAACTCGCCAAGCTCGACGAATTGCGCGCCCTGGGGCTGACTTCCGAGGTTTTCACTGGCGTTCCGCCCAGAGTCGTCGGGCAGTACCGTCGCCGGGCGGCCAGCGAACCGCCCCGCGAATTGCGACGCCATCCCGCCCCCTTGCGCCATGTCCTGCTGGCCGCGCTGTGCTGGCAACGCCAGACCGAAGTCACCGATGACCTGGTGGAACTGCTCATCCGGGTGGCCCACCACATCGGCACCCACGCCGAGAGCAAGGTGGAGGCGGAGTTGCTGCGGCAACTCCGGCGGGTCAGGGGCAAGAGTGCGCTGCTGTTCAAGCTGGCGAAGGCCGCCCGCGCTCAGCCGGAAGGAGCAGTACGGGAAGTGATCTATCCGGTGGTGCCGGAGCCGGTTCTCGATGACCTGATCCGCGAGATGGAGGCCGAGGGCAACTATGACCGCCAGGTGCGCCTGGTTACGCGCAATTCCTACGGCCACCATTATCGCCGGGCCATCTCGTTGCTGCTGGACGCCCTGACCTTCCGCTGCAATAACGACCGCCACCGGCCCATCATGCGGGCGCTGGAGCTGCTGGCGAAATACCGGGACCGCCGGACCTTGACCTTTCCCCTGAACGAGGACGTGCCGCTGGGTGGTGTCGTCAAGGACGACTGGCAGGCCCTGGTCCTCGATGACGTCGAGGGGCGCAAGGTCAACCGCGTCACCTACGAGATGTGCGTCCTGACCACGCTGCGTGACAAGATCCGCTGCAAGGAGGTCTGGGTCGAGGGAGCCGGGCGTTTCCGCAATCCCGATGAGGACCTTCCCGGCGACTTCGAGCAGAAACGGGCCGAGTACTACTCGGCCCTGGCCCAACCGGGTGAAGCTCAGACGTTTACCCGTCAGCTTCGCACCCACATGGAAACCGCGCTGGACGCACTGAACACCGATCTTCCCACCAACGCCAGAGTCAAGCTGGTCACGTCGAAGAAGGGGAAGGGGCGGCTGTCAATCTCGCCGCTGGCCGCCCTCCCCGAACCGCAGAACATCACCCGGCTGGCCGCGGCGCTGGTACAGCGCTGGCCGATGACCAACCTGCTGGATGTCCTGAAAGAAACGGAACTGCGGACCGGGTTCACCACCGCCTTCCATTCGGTGGCAGCCCGTGAGGTGCTGAGCCGTGAGGTGGTGCAGCGCCGATTGCTGCTGTGTCTGCACGGCATCGGCACCAACGCGGGCCTGAAGCGGATGTGCAGTGGGGGCGGGGAGGACAGCTTCGCTGACCTCCAGTACATCCGTCGTCGCTACGTCCACAAGGAACACCTCCGGGCAGCGATCAGCCGCGTGTGCAACGCCATCTTTCAGGCTAGGGACGCCACGCTGTGGGGCGAGGCCACCACCGCCTGCGCCTCGGACAGCAAGAAGTTCGGGGCCTGGGACCAGAACCTGATGACCGAGTGGCACGCCCGCTACGGCGGTCCCGGCGTGATGGTGTACTGGCACGTCGAGCAGCATTCGGTGTGCATTTACAGCCAGCTCAAAAGCTGTTCCAGCAGCGAGGTGGCCGCCATGATCGAGGGCGTGCTTCGGCACGACACCGAGATGGCGGTGGACAAGAATTACGTAGACACCCACGGCCAGAGCGAGGTGGGCTTCGCATTCTGTCAGCTACTCGGCTTTCAGCTTCTGCCGCGTCTGAAGAACATCAAGCACCAGAAGCTGTACCGCCCCAATAAGGGCGAGCCAGAAAAATACGTCCACCTGCAAGCGATCCTGACCCGCCCGATCCAGTGGGAGCTGATCGAGCAGCAATACGATGAGATGATCAAGCTCGCCACCGCCCTGCGGCTGGGGACGGCGGATGCCGAGAGCATCCTGCGGCGCTTTACCCGCCAGAACGTGCAGCACCCGACGTACCGGGCGCTGGCTGAGTTGGGGAAAGCGGTGAAAACCGCTTTCCTGTGCGACTATCTGCGCCAAGAGAGCCTGCGCCGCGAGATCCACGAGGGCTTGCAGGTGATCGAGTCGTGGAACAGCGCCAACGACTTCATCCTGTACGGCAAGGGTGGCGAGTTCACCAGCAACCGCATCGAGGAGCAGGAAATCCAGATGCTGGGCCTGCACCTGCTCCAGGTCAGCCTGGTCTACGTCAATACGCTGATGATGCAGCAGGTGCTGTCAGAGCCGGAGTGGCAGGGGCAGTTGACCGGGGCGGACCTGCGGGCCTTGACCCCACTGAAGTGGCAGCACATCAATCCCTACGGCACCTTCACGCTGAATATGCATGAGCGGCTGCCACTCAGGGTCTAG
- a CDS encoding recombinase family protein, whose translation MQIGYARVSKQHEQDTAAQLRALKDGGAERVFTEHASGGRWDRPELHKMLDQLREGDVVIVWKLDRLSRSLKDLLHLMELLGDRGVGFRSLTEAIDTTTPAGRMMMQMVGAFAEFERAMIRERTRAGLEQARLEGRVGGRKRKLLPHQEQDIRESVGSGRRTAAQCARLFGVHPSTITRLLRR comes from the coding sequence ATGCAGATTGGCTATGCCCGCGTCAGCAAGCAACACGAACAGGACACCGCCGCGCAACTGCGGGCGCTGAAGGACGGTGGGGCTGAGCGCGTGTTCACCGAACACGCTTCGGGGGGCCGCTGGGACCGGCCCGAACTCCACAAGATGCTCGACCAGCTCAGAGAAGGGGATGTGGTCATCGTCTGGAAGCTGGACCGACTCAGCCGCAGCCTCAAGGACCTGCTTCACCTGATGGAGCTGCTGGGAGATCGGGGCGTAGGCTTTCGCAGCTTGACGGAGGCCATCGACACCACCACCCCGGCGGGCCGAATGATGATGCAGATGGTGGGGGCCTTCGCGGAGTTCGAGCGGGCCATGATCCGGGAACGAACCCGCGCGGGCCTGGAACAGGCCCGGCTGGAAGGGCGTGTTGGAGGCCGCAAACGCAAGCTCTTGCCCCATCAGGAACAGGACATCCGCGAGTCGGTGGGGTCCGGGCGGCGGACAGCGGCGCAGTGTGCCCGCCTATTCGGGGTCCATCCCAGCACCATCACCCGACTGCTCCGGCGTTAG
- a CDS encoding IS630 family transposase (programmed frameshift), with product MLPAWQPTRWTREQMEERRLFAEPYLRAGELSSTQIAERCGVSSSAVRRWRQRLRTQGSLEATIAPGRTPRLTDAQSAQIMTILSAGPGPAQAPNARWTCPQVRELIGQTYDVWYDVDHLSRLLRQWGFTPQKPMRRAREQDQEALVSWVDTTVPELKKKVEAGETLVFIDEVGFSLKPTVTRTWAPCGQTPVLVSKHRWDSVSTIGAIATTGQFLQHTHPASINGAHVLAFLSHLLRHISGSITVLLDNARIHKTKALGAFVAAEPRLSVVYFPPYAPELNPIEPVWAYVKQHILANFCPSDLQTLKARLPVAWRKVRAAELPRRLLHGARL from the exons ATGCTGCCAGCCTGGCAACCCACCCGGTGGACCCGCGAACAGATGGAAGAACGGCGACTGTTCGCTGAACCGTATCTCCGCGCAGGGGAGCTGAGCTCCACCCAGATCGCCGAACGGTGCGGCGTCAGCAGCAGTGCCGTTCGACGATGGCGACAACGTCTGCGCACGCAGGGCTCTCTTGAAGCCACCATTGCTCCAGGCCGCACACCACGACTGACGGACGCTCAGAGCGCCCAGATCATGACGATCCTCAGCGCGGGGCCGGGCCCCGCGCAGGCCCCGAATGCCCGCTGGACGTGCCCACAGGTGCGCGAGCTGATCGGCCAGACCTACGACGTGTGGTACGACGTCGATCACCTCAGTCGGCTCTTACGGCAGTGGGGATTCACACCACAGAAACCGATGAGGCGGGCACGAGAACAGGATCAGGAGGCCCTCGTCAGCTGGGTGGACACCACGGTGCCCGAGTTG AAAAAAAAAGTTGAGGCCGGAGAAACACTCGTCTTCATCGATGAGGTGGGCTTCAGCTTGAAGCCCACCGTGACCCGCACCTGGGCCCCCTGTGGTCAGACGCCCGTGTTGGTATCCAAGCACCGCTGGGACAGCGTGTCGACGATTGGAGCGATCGCCACGACGGGACAGTTTCTGCAACACACGCATCCAGCATCGATCAACGGCGCACACGTCCTGGCGTTTCTGTCGCATCTGTTGCGTCACATTTCTGGATCGATCACGGTACTGCTCGATAACGCCCGCATTCACAAGACGAAGGCGCTGGGCGCCTTCGTTGCAGCTGAACCTCGATTGTCGGTGGTGTACTTCCCGCCATACGCGCCTGAACTGAATCCGATTGAGCCGGTGTGGGCGTACGTGAAGCAGCATATCCTCGCGAACTTCTGCCCGTCAGATCTTCAGACGTTGAAGGCCCGATTGCCAGTGGCGTGGCGGAAAGTGCGAGCGGCTGAGCTTCCAAGGCGCCTCCTGCATGGAGCTCGGCTGTGA